One genomic segment of Methanothermococcus okinawensis IH1 includes these proteins:
- a CDS encoding DUF531 domain-containing protein encodes MKHLKRMTLILYNSYDKSRWHEAHKRAIARAAPICYAFNCNLAIMDFPCKKEDILSIETTIGNSGEYLKELIDNNRFSIIDKYRAQFGVPIITTSKPDERKLITPREIANLLLKKPCGIFVGLGRHGLPKNIIKLSDYQLDITEKRVSLETCTAIATIPSVISTYLKFL; translated from the coding sequence ATGAAACACTTGAAAAGAATGACCTTGATATTATACAATTCCTACGATAAAAGTAGATGGCACGAAGCCCATAAAAGGGCAATAGCAAGGGCTGCACCAATATGCTATGCTTTTAATTGTAATCTGGCTATAATGGATTTTCCATGCAAAAAAGAAGATATTTTATCAATAGAAACCACCATAGGAAATTCAGGGGAATATTTGAAAGAATTAATTGATAACAACCGATTCAGTATTATCGATAAATACAGAGCTCAGTTTGGAGTACCGATTATTACCACATCAAAACCTGATGAAAGAAAATTAATAACTCCAAGGGAAATAGCCAATCTCCTGCTAAAAAAACCCTGTGGGATTTTTGTCGGTCTCGGGAGGCATGGACTTCCTAAAAATATTATTAAACTAAGTGATTATCAATTGGATATAACTGAAAAAAGGGTTTCATTAGAAACATGCACTGCAATAGCTACAATACCTTCTGTAATATCTACATATCTAAAATTTTTATAA
- the ahaH gene encoding ATP synthase archaeal subunit H, with protein MVAIDAIRQIKHAENKAVELIENAKKEAEMIKLNAIEEGKKIISDAVSEAEQKVKEIISKNEEEGKIKADEIVAIEEKKIHETVSVAKVKILSLKLEDVLEL; from the coding sequence GTGGTTGCAATAGACGCTATTAGACAGATAAAGCATGCAGAAAATAAAGCTGTTGAGTTAATAGAAAATGCCAAGAAAGAGGCGGAAATGATAAAATTGAATGCCATCGAAGAAGGTAAGAAAATAATATCTGATGCCGTATCTGAGGCAGAACAGAAGGTTAAAGAAATAATATCAAAAAATGAAGAAGAAGGTAAGATAAAAGCAGATGAAATCGTTGCAATAGAGGAAAAGAAAATACATGAGACTGTATCTGTTGCAAAAGTAAAAATACTGTCTTTAAAATTAGAGGATGTATTGGAACTCTAA
- a CDS encoding V-type ATP synthase subunit I: protein MKPARMNKVRAVILDEKMDSIVRNLHESGLVELCDLTPKLENPEWAALLSQSSPAKYGRDVSSLIIKIGRILDLFDSVKVEEKKGFSELLNPVIPEKKRVSFSSAEEAITYAETTLNNVENEVQAPSNKLSELETKKNNLQMLKKQLKYLIDFDLDLKYIGEGPFTYIVSGLIPKENLPELENNLSNITNDYVEIVKGGSFIGEDKEEKVSLILATLKEYKDVVGAELRKSGFERFEISNVEGAPKENLAKIEKELSECEKEISSILDKLNAISKKWYDELLVLHEILEIEKERAEAYSYCGKTKRTYLLEAWVPKKYANKIKEIIENASEGYAVVEIAEPDEPEEKIPVMLDNPKSIKPFEMLTEMYAPPKYNEVDPTMLIVPGFLLFYGIMLTDAVYGLLLTIIGLAVWKRLGKTSMGAHNLGYILTLAGVSTIIIGIITGGYLGDFANEFLGFDIFKTPYALVNTFGSSLYIGENNPLLNLFGISINNGPITILVFSIAVGILHLFIGLCVGFKESLKEGFGEAFLSQGIWILLIIALIVGIAIAVGGATLMGGGVILGAVLLTVVCCMYKGYKEGGAITGALGWMDITGFLGNVLSYARLLALCLATGGLAMAVNIMAKLLGDSVPIIGIILAIIVLILGHSFNFVMNGLGAFIHSLRLHYVEFFGQFYEGGGKKFNPFKAKREYTMQ from the coding sequence GTGAAACCCGCAAGGATGAATAAAGTTAGAGCGGTGATATTAGATGAAAAGATGGATTCTATTGTAAGGAATCTCCATGAGAGCGGGTTAGTAGAGTTATGTGATTTAACTCCAAAGCTCGAAAATCCTGAATGGGCTGCACTTCTATCTCAGTCATCACCTGCAAAATACGGTAGGGATGTATCGTCATTAATAATAAAAATAGGAAGGATTCTCGATTTATTTGACAGCGTAAAAGTTGAAGAAAAAAAGGGATTTTCAGAATTGTTAAACCCAGTAATTCCTGAAAAAAAGAGAGTTTCGTTTTCATCAGCTGAGGAAGCGATAACTTATGCAGAAACTACCTTAAATAATGTAGAAAATGAAGTGCAAGCACCTTCTAACAAATTATCTGAGTTAGAAACTAAAAAGAACAATCTCCAAATGTTAAAAAAACAGTTGAAATATCTTATTGATTTCGATTTAGATTTAAAATATATTGGAGAAGGTCCCTTTACTTACATAGTTTCAGGTTTGATTCCAAAAGAAAATTTGCCTGAGCTCGAAAATAACCTATCAAATATAACAAATGATTATGTTGAAATTGTTAAAGGCGGTTCTTTTATCGGTGAAGATAAGGAGGAAAAAGTTTCATTAATTTTAGCTACATTGAAAGAATATAAAGATGTTGTTGGAGCAGAATTAAGAAAATCTGGCTTTGAAAGATTTGAAATATCCAATGTTGAAGGAGCTCCGAAAGAGAACCTAGCTAAAATTGAAAAAGAATTATCAGAATGTGAAAAAGAAATAAGCTCTATTTTGGATAAATTAAACGCCATATCAAAAAAATGGTATGATGAATTACTTGTATTGCATGAAATACTTGAAATTGAAAAGGAGAGAGCAGAGGCATATTCATACTGTGGTAAAACCAAAAGAACATATTTATTGGAAGCATGGGTTCCTAAGAAATATGCAAATAAAATAAAAGAAATTATTGAGAACGCATCAGAAGGTTATGCCGTTGTTGAGATAGCAGAACCTGATGAACCTGAGGAAAAAATCCCTGTGATGTTAGATAATCCAAAGTCTATAAAACCATTTGAAATGCTAACCGAAATGTATGCTCCACCAAAATATAATGAAGTGGACCCTACTATGTTAATAGTCCCAGGATTTTTATTATTCTATGGGATTATGCTTACAGATGCTGTTTATGGTCTTTTATTGACAATTATTGGACTTGCTGTTTGGAAGAGACTTGGGAAAACTAGTATGGGAGCTCACAATCTTGGATATATATTAACACTTGCAGGCGTCTCTACCATAATTATTGGTATTATAACAGGAGGTTATTTGGGAGATTTTGCAAACGAGTTTTTAGGATTTGACATATTTAAAACACCTTATGCATTGGTAAATACCTTTGGAAGTAGTTTATACATTGGAGAAAATAATCCATTGCTTAATTTGTTTGGAATATCCATAAACAACGGTCCAATAACAATATTGGTCTTTTCAATTGCAGTAGGTATATTGCATTTATTTATTGGATTATGCGTTGGTTTCAAAGAGTCATTGAAAGAAGGATTTGGAGAGGCATTTTTAAGCCAAGGTATATGGATATTGTTAATAATCGCCCTTATAGTAGGTATTGCCATAGCAGTTGGTGGTGCTACCTTAATGGGAGGCGGAGTTATACTTGGTGCTGTATTATTGACAGTAGTTTGTTGTATGTATAAAGGTTATAAAGAAGGAGGAGCAATTACCGGAGCTCTTGGATGGATGGACATTACTGGATTCTTAGGTAATGTTTTATCTTATGCAAGGCTTTTAGCTTTATGTTTAGCTACTGGTGGTCTTGCAATGGCTGTGAATATCATGGCTAAATTACTTGGGGATAGTGTTCCAATAATTGGTATAATACTCGCAATAATTGTGCTTATATTGGGTCATTCATTTAACTTTGTAATGAATGGACTTGGTGCATTCATACATTCCCTTAGATTGCATTATGTGGAATTCTTTGGTCAGTTCTATGAAGGAGGAGGTAAAAAGTTCAATCCTTTCAAAGCCAAAAGAGAATATACAATGCAATAA
- the cbiM gene encoding cobalt transporter CbiM, with protein sequence MHIPDGYLGPITCAIFYIVMIFFWVMALKKMKNLHPKQIPLLGVLTAFSFLVMMYNLPVPDGTTAHMVGGTLIAILMGNPWTATIAISIVLLIQALFFGDGGVTSFGANCFNMGVVLPFVGYYTYKILRNKIGDVASSGIGAYVGIVVASIVAGFEFGLQPFIQPGYCPYPFTISVPAMAIAHLVTAGPAAAIVTAIVVWYVKKSRPDLLDIANKEQ encoded by the coding sequence ATGCATATTCCAGATGGATATTTAGGTCCTATCACCTGTGCAATATTTTATATAGTGATGATATTCTTTTGGGTCATGGCATTAAAAAAGATGAAAAACTTACATCCAAAACAAATACCCTTATTGGGTGTTTTAACAGCGTTTTCATTTTTAGTAATGATGTATAATCTTCCAGTTCCAGATGGAACTACTGCACACATGGTAGGTGGAACACTTATAGCCATATTAATGGGAAATCCATGGACTGCAACTATTGCAATATCCATAGTTTTGTTAATACAGGCATTATTCTTTGGAGATGGAGGAGTTACATCATTTGGAGCAAACTGTTTTAATATGGGTGTGGTTTTGCCATTTGTAGGATATTACACTTATAAAATATTAAGAAATAAAATAGGGGATGTTGCTTCAAGTGGAATTGGAGCTTATGTTGGTATTGTTGTAGCATCAATCGTAGCAGGATTTGAATTTGGATTGCAACCATTTATTCAGCCAGGATATTGTCCATATCCATTTACAATATCAGTTCCAGCAATGGCTATTGCACATTTAGTCACCGCAGGTCCAGCAGCAGCGATAGTAACGGCAATAGTAGTTTGGTATGTAAAAAAATCAAGACCTGATTTATTAGACATTGCCAATAAGGAACAATAA
- a CDS encoding ATP synthase subunit K (produces ATP from ADP in the presence of a proton gradient across the membrane; the K subunit is a nonenzymatic component which binds the dimeric form by interacting with the G and E subunits) has protein sequence MVFENPLFLGAVGAGLAVGIAGLGSGIGAGITGASGAGVVAEDPNKFGTAIVFQALPQTQGLYGFLVAILILFVFKTAPEWAMLGAGVATGLAGLSAIGQGIASSAGLGAVAEDEGIFGKAMVFSVLPETQAIYGLLVSILLLVGVFSGAGVTTIAALGAGLAVGFAGLSGIGQGITAAGAIGATARDPDAMGKGLVLAVMPETFAIFGLLIAILIMLGIMF, from the coding sequence ATGGTATTTGAAAACCCATTATTCCTTGGAGCCGTTGGAGCAGGTTTAGCAGTAGGTATAGCAGGTTTAGGTTCTGGTATTGGTGCAGGTATTACAGGAGCAAGCGGTGCAGGAGTTGTTGCAGAGGACCCAAATAAGTTTGGTACTGCAATCGTATTCCAGGCATTGCCACAAACACAGGGTCTTTACGGATTCCTTGTAGCAATCCTTATATTGTTCGTGTTTAAAACAGCACCAGAATGGGCTATGTTAGGTGCAGGAGTTGCAACAGGTTTGGCAGGTTTGTCAGCAATTGGTCAAGGTATAGCATCATCAGCAGGTCTTGGGGCTGTTGCAGAAGATGAGGGAATATTTGGTAAAGCTATGGTTTTCTCAGTTCTTCCAGAAACACAGGCTATCTATGGTTTGTTAGTATCAATCCTTTTATTAGTTGGAGTATTTAGTGGAGCAGGTGTTACTACAATAGCTGCCCTTGGTGCAGGTCTTGCAGTTGGTTTTGCTGGTCTTTCAGGTATTGGACAGGGTATTACAGCAGCAGGTGCTATTGGAGCTACTGCAAGAGATCCAGATGCTATGGGTAAAGGTCTTGTTTTAGCAGTTATGCCAGAAACATTCGCTATATTCGGTTTGTTAATAGCAATCTTAATTATGCTTGGAATTATGTTCTAA
- the cbiQ gene encoding cobalt ECF transporter T component CbiQ, with protein MKLFDKTIEGVIKYINESVFAEKYSKNKNGFLQNIDPRVKLIVIISFVIITVFMKNIETILIMYLLSLVMAYLSKIPLLHYIKRVWLFIPIFTGIIALPILFTTPGAPIYILLNHPYITITDAGVNYAIVFTMRVATAVSYAILLTIVTPWNDIIKSLNKLGMPDIVVTIMTIAYRYIFLLMNILLESMYSRKSRTCKKLGMKESWIEAGKNMGALFIKTHQMGEDVYYAMCSRGYLNEAKSYSTYKINVKDILFLIIMLSIGLSFYFIDNGYF; from the coding sequence ATGAAATTATTTGATAAAACAATAGAAGGGGTAATAAAATACATCAATGAATCAGTATTTGCAGAAAAATATTCAAAGAATAAAAATGGATTTTTACAGAACATTGACCCAAGAGTAAAACTTATTGTTATAATTTCATTTGTAATAATAACGGTTTTTATGAAAAACATAGAAACTATATTAATTATGTATCTATTGTCTCTTGTTATGGCGTATTTATCCAAAATTCCACTTTTGCATTATATAAAAAGAGTATGGTTATTTATACCAATTTTCACAGGAATTATTGCACTTCCCATATTATTTACAACTCCCGGAGCTCCTATATATATATTGTTAAATCACCCATACATTACCATCACAGATGCAGGCGTAAATTATGCCATTGTATTTACTATGAGGGTTGCCACTGCTGTTTCCTATGCAATTTTATTGACTATTGTAACACCATGGAACGACATTATAAAATCACTAAATAAACTTGGAATGCCTGACATTGTGGTAACCATTATGACCATTGCATATAGATACATATTTCTTCTTATGAATATACTTTTGGAGTCCATGTATTCAAGAAAATCAAGGACCTGCAAAAAATTGGGAATGAAAGAAAGTTGGATAGAAGCTGGAAAAAATATGGGGGCATTATTTATAAAAACTCATCAAATGGGGGAAGATGTATATTATGCCATGTGTTCAAGAGGATATTTAAATGAGGCAAAATCTTATTCGACATATAAAATTAATGTAAAAGATATATTATTCTTGATAATAATGCTAAGTATTGGGCTTTCTTTTTACTTTATCGATAATGGATATTTTTAA
- a CDS encoding PDGLE domain-containing protein, producing MNFNDPLVKKFLIVIGVLVVLSPLGILLTWNNGDAWGEWGVEDLSNEVHADISGLQSLSDAWSYAPLPDYDIPGWDNPTMASIGYIISAIIGVILSIAIYYALIKIVNPASRQ from the coding sequence TTGAATTTTAATGACCCATTGGTTAAAAAATTTTTAATTGTAATAGGAGTGCTTGTTGTATTATCTCCCCTTGGTATCCTTTTAACATGGAATAATGGAGATGCATGGGGAGAGTGGGGAGTTGAAGATTTGTCAAACGAAGTCCATGCCGATATTTCAGGACTTCAATCTTTATCTGATGCATGGTCTTATGCCCCATTGCCCGATTACGATATTCCTGGATGGGATAATCCTACAATGGCTTCAATAGGATATATTATCTCTGCAATAATTGGAGTGATATTAAGTATTGCAATATATTACGCATTGATAAAAATAGTAAATCCTGCATCAAGGCAATAA